The Lycium ferocissimum isolate CSIRO_LF1 chromosome 8, AGI_CSIRO_Lferr_CH_V1, whole genome shotgun sequence DNA segment CAGCCGCCTGACGCCTCCATCACCGCCGTTGCTCTCCCTTCCGTTGCCACTACAACGACAACCACCACCCCGACAACATCTATAGCTCCACCACCACCTCCCCCATCCGATAATAACCctccaaccaacaacaacaaccttaataacaacaacagcaaccCCAGTTTGGCTCCTAAACGCCAACGCCGACCTAGTGTTCGATTAGGCGAGATCGGTGACTCACCTTCTGAAACTCACTTCCGTCGTGCCCCCACCAAAACCTGGCGTTATCACAAGGATCCCACTCTCGCTGCTAAAACTTCTAAAACCCGCCCTTTAACTAACCTCGTTAACGGTGGTGCCACCGATAATAATTATGACGAGGACAACAGCAATTACAATCTTGATTTGGGAAATCGCAAgtccaaatcaagaaaacccaccaAGAGAGTGAGGACAAATTGGCATTCCTCCACGTCAGCTAAGTTTGAGACGCCTAATGGAGGAGAAGACAACTTTTTCGATAACAACGATAACGAAGAGTTTAGGGAATTCGAGCCTGAGGGGTCTGAAAGCCCAGTGAAGGAGCACAGTCCAGTTAACTCTATGGAACATATGGGGCTTCAGTATTGGGATAGGAGAGGAATTAGGACTAGAGTTTCCGAGAGTAGAGATGACCTTAACAATGGTGGAGTTCATAACGAAATGAATTCTGGGGATAAAAGTATTGGAGTAAGGGATTGGTTGATTGGTTTGGGGTTAGGGAGATATGCTCCTGTTTTCGAGATACATGAGGTTGATGATGAGGTTTTGCCTATGTTGACTTTAGAGGATCTTAAGGATATGGGGATTAATGCTGTTGGTTCCAGGCGAAAAATGTTTAGTGCCATACTGAAGCTGCGAAAAGGGTTTTCGTGAGTTTAGCATTTAATGGTTTTTTGAATGTATGTTTAGCTTTTATTTTCTACTGACTTTCCTTTTTGCCGCTTTACATGGATAATTACATTTCCAAGGGGTATTAGTTTTGCAGctagatttttttcttctattgcCTTTAGTATATTAGTTATTGTGAAATGTACTCGTCGATATACAAATGAGAATGACATGAGAAGTACTTTCTAATGTGTCTAAATGAAGTATTAAGATATATAAGTTTGAAAGAAGTCAGTACTTGGAATCAATACCACCCGtatttaattaaaagaaataaaggaaattaccttttttttttttttttttgatgaagtaagatgtaaataaaggaaattacCTTCCGAATCTGGTATGTTCTGGATTATTAATTTGTGTGCCATATGGTTAGACTATATACATCTATAGCACTTTAGCTGCAAGATGTCCTCTCTAACCTTCTATACGTCTATAGCACTTTAGCTGCAAGGTGTCCTCTCTAACCTTCGTTTTTACCAGTATTTAGTTCCACTTTCCGCAATAAGATCCTTTGTATTCGTTATCAAAAAGGGATCTTCTCTTATATTAACTTGTATAGAACGAAAAATCTTCCTTAATGTAGTTGGAAATTTTAATTACACTGTGAACAACAAATGGTGAGTTATTTGACTATATAAGAAAATGGTGAATCATTTGATGAAACAAAGAATGACCTTCTAGAGAAGTACATGAAATAAGAGCACATATCTTAGACTTCAGTTAAGTCGTTCACCAAAGCATAGTTCAGATAGTCCATGCTTTATTAGCTTCTAAATATGCTATAAGAAATTTCGTTGTAATAAACTTACATCTTCTAGGTTGACGATCTTATCGAGAATCCCCTTTGAAACTTTAGCCTTCTTCTCGAGAGACTCTAATTTGTCTCCTGTAGAAAAGTAGATATAACTCGTAAATAAGAGGCTCCCTCACACTTAATGATGTTTGTGTTGTGAAATATTTGTGTACCCCTTTTATGGTCGTTGTTCGCCTTGTCTCATTCAGTTAATAGAGGGAAGATCTTTATATTTTGCTTGTTGACATTCTCTTTTGGTCGTAACTGCTTCCAGCATTCTCTTTTTGCTGGTTAACTAATGAAATTTACAAATTTCtgatcacaaaaaaaaatgctttataTCTTGTATTCTGACACAAATTTCATTCAGCTGAAAAACACACAGGTAGTTAGCTTGGAAAGAGAGATATTCAGTATGtggaatatatatgatatttctGACAGACGTCTTTGAAAACATCCTTCTAAAGGGAGGTACTAACTTCGTATCTAACTTTCCCAGCTTTGTCACAGATTGTTGATAAAGGCTTTTAGGTGAGACAAATGCTTTTTTATCTTCCGATCTTCCTAACTTCGTATCTAACTTTCCCAGCTTTGTCACAGATTGTTGATAAAGGCTTTTTGGTGAGACAAATGCTTTTTTATCTTCCGATCTTCCCTAACTAGCCATGGTTGCACCTACATGGCTAAAAATTTCTCTCCTGACCTCAAATTTGCCATTTTCGCTTGCAAGTGGTTGCACCAGTCAGTCAGTGTTTTGTTTTCTAGTCTCTTCGTTCTGCtttcatttgtttattttcAGGCAATCGAAGTCTGATGTTTCCTAGCCTACATATAATCTTTTGCTAATTTCACTATTTTTGGACATAGTGTGTGTTTTTCATGTGTTCTCCGTTTCTTCCCCTTTTTGGAATGGAGGATgttggggtgggtgggggtggggggctATCTGAACCATGAGAATAGTAGATTTCTTTTTGCTGCTATGAATGAGATGTAGTcttatttccaacttcaaaagtTGACTGACATGGCTCACTTTTCTGGCAATATCTTTTCTTTCTCGGTTTGATATGTAGCTGATATTAGCTTGCTGATCTCATATATTCTCAGAGACTGAGAACTGTATATGCAGTCGCTTGGATGTTAAGTTTTCACTTATGGTCTTATCCTTTTCGCTTGTCCTTTAGGCATTTGGTTGTTTGTGAGGGAATCATTGATGAAGTCTGATAATGCTTATTTTGTGTGTGACTATTGGATTAGCGACGGGTTGGTGTATGAATAAAGGTCCAGTTTGGTTAGAAATTGGTATAActtattttgataaaattaaaGTCATAGGCTAAATTACAATGCAAAGATTTACTAAAGAAGGATGAGGGGGGGTACCTAGGATGGGAGCCACAAGGTATGTTGTGACAGGGGATAGTGAGTTTATTTTGCCAGGAAGGTAAACTAGATTTGGTGCGACTAGTTTTGGCACCAAAACACCATATGAATTAATCTATATTCTTAACTCACCTCACGAGAGCTCAACTAATGTAGGCACTAGTCCCCTTTAAGTTGATACCCAAATCTAGAAATGTTTATTCTCAAATGGGATTATCCggaattttgatatatatatatatatatattccttttatttttatgaccGTGGTGTTCAGGCCAGCTTGcgtgcacctcgactaattccaggTGCATGGGATTAGGCATGATTGTTGATGGATTGAAGATTGTATTGCAGTTATGCCCTTATAAGTAGAGAAAGTTAAAGTTGGTTGGTGTTTGCAGGGGAGGGGTTTAATTGTTGTCGGGAGGAAAAGCAAAGACATTTTGGGTCCTTGCCAAAACAGGCTTGAAACCGAGATATTACACCCAGGAACTTGGTGCATCACGTGCACAAAGATCAACCATTTATTTCCCATTTCGACAGCTACTTGTAGGAGGGCTATGGCAGAATTTATTTTAGTTATTGAGAGATTCTTTGTGTGCTTCAGTATTTTCAGTTAGTGAGTCTTCTATGATTAAGCATCAGGGCTTTGGCGATATAGAGAGTGGTGACGTTCTCTACCCAGAGCTGTACTAGTTTTTATATGGTAATATACCGGTAGAGCATAACTCTTGAATTTGCAAAGATATTTTGGTACGGAACAGTGATCAATAGTGTATCCATTTATTCTTCTTTAAGGTCTAGAGCAACAGGTCCTTTCCATGATATTGCCCTGGCAGTCTTAAATGGGACTGCTTCTTCTCGAGATACGCAATACCTAACTTCTCCAAAAACACAGAGCATTACCCTTGAACCATCTCCTTTAATACCTAGACAACACCAAAGACCTTCAAAGCCGGGCCCTTCTCTGAAAATCTTACCATAACCACCCTctctctccaaaaaaaaaaagcctgtGACTTCCATCTTTCCAACCGCGTAGCCTCTGTCAGCTTCACAGAATATATATCAAACACATACCGGTCCATTCTTCACGACACTTATCACTTTCTCTCTCAAGAAAACCCACAAAAATAATACACTCGCAACCCCATTTCACTCATAAACACGATCCGAGCAACATCAGCCCGAAGCATTGACCTGTGGTCAAATCTTTGCTGTAAAATTGAGGTAGATTTCTTGGGTAGTGATAATAGGTGTCTTCAAGCGATTAACACAGTAATTGTTTAAGCATGGGTGAAGTACATGTAATCAGAATCCAGTGGCGATATTTGGGGTGTCAAAAGTATTGTTTCCTAGTGAATGTCCTTGGGATAAATCCAATTGAAGTGAATAGGCAATTAATGGTGGTGTAGGATTTGGGTTAGCTTCACCACTGAAGATATTAGTAAATTGTGACAGGTGGAGGAGTGGTAAGGGTGTGGAATGGTGGAGGAAGAGAGGATAGTAGGGAAAGAAAGAGCAAGAGGGAAAACAGGTGAAAAAAGTTCAGTGGTAAGTACAACAACATGTATGTCACCACTTAACACAAAATATGTTTATCTTGTGGAAAGAGGGAACTTATTCCACTTCAAAAAAGTCTTATAAGGATTAACGGGTCAGGGCCCCGCAATGTTTAGGTGTGCAGTTAAAAATTCGGAATAAGTTGAGGTTGTTATTTATGCATTATCTCGTATTTAAATTCATTTAAACAGTGGTGTGATGTTTGTACGATTGTTCTAGCATGTCGACTATTTAAGATCTTTTTTCTTGTACTTACTTTACCTTATAAAGGAAAAGATCTTTTTTCTTGTACTATTATTTCAAACAAGTCATATAAATTGAGTTGAGGAAGTAAGATGTTCTTTCCTAGGCACTTATAGTGTGAGACATCTGGTGTATATCTTATTCTCTTGGTTTGCAAAGTGAAGAATTGATATTGTGTACACAAGGGTGTGAGTtatcaatgaagtgggttgagaacccTGAGGTTACAGGTTCAAATCCAACAGTGGCAAAAACAGTAGGTGATCTTTTTCCGCAGATGTCGAAACCTTGGTGCACAAGGTTAGTCGGTACCTTTGCCGTGCTGGTGGGAGATAGCTAGTACTttgtggaattagtcgaggtgtgcGTAAGTTGGACAGGACACCAcaattgtaaaaaataaagatgaagAATTGTTATTCTTACTGAATCTTTTCTGTAAGGCTAGTGATTCATTACACTGGATTTGTGCCAAGCAATGTCATGAAGTAGGTAATTAACTAGGGAAGAAAAGTATGTTTTTCCTCGAATTGATTTGTCATGAAGTGGGTAATTAACTAGGGAAGGAAAGTCATAATCATGCTTCTCCTTGACTTGATTTGTCATGAAGTGGGTAATTAACTAGGTTAATGTTGCACACCAGAGCCCCAAGACAAAAAGAATATACTAGTCACCTGTGATGTATGCAGGCTCTTGGATAATAAGTCCTTGTTTATGGTGTATGcgtctttttaaaaaaaatatctaaatatatagtatataatattaaattttcagtGAAACAGTGTCTGACAACACCCCATGGCACAAGGTGTCTCCAACGTTGCTAGTAAAGGCCCTTGCCAGTAAAGTGATATCTCAATTTCTCTTATTGAGAGTAATTGCTGATTTTAACTATTTCTTCTCCTGGTTGATGTTTAGTGACAAGCTGACTCTATAATGAGGCAGAGCTGACGATGAAAtcaaaatgtatattttttctGATTGCTTGGTGTGAATCAGTCGGAAGTGCTAAGGTCACTTTCCTGTTCTGATATCAGTATTGGCGATTGAATTCTCTGCTGATTTTATGGCAGTGAGTCTCCTGGGGATAGATAATCATGGTTTTTGTATGACTATTATTAACGCCATTCATCTGATCATAACAAACACTTGCAAGGATTTATGATAGGTCTCTTTTATGGGAGTTCCCTTTTACTTAGGCGACTTTCTTCTTATGACCATCAGTGTTTTGGTGGCCTTACATAATCTAATTAACTACTGTAGTTCAAGATTGATTGTTTGTGCCGGCTCTCTTAGTTCCAGTTGGCATGCCCTGATTTACATAATCAGAAGACATAATAGTGCTAAGCAATATATTACAAGTTTCATTTCAGTGGTTTGGTTGTTACAGGATTATGATTGTATCTCTGTACCTCTTCCTTTTTTGTGTTATATAGACTGCTGAATACTAGATTGGCTTTTTTGTAGAACTTCTCTCAATTGGCTAACATATGTGTATGCTAAAGTCTCAATCTTTTAAGTACCAGTTTAAGAAAAGAGAAGGGTCTAAATCTTTCCTACCAATCATATAGTCAAGCTTGAGTGCCTCCCATCAATGTTGCTCTTCCTCATCTTTAGTTAGTCCTTTTAAAACGAAGAAATAacaaaatgaagagaaaaaatgCTCCCGAACCACGACTTTCGAGGTCTACGAGTCGGTAGTCTAATTTCGAGTTTTTAGTTTCCATTTGGGGTCCTTTCGAGCTACTATGGCCGGATCCTTTTCTCTAAAGGAAAATAGTATATTCTACAATGCCGTTTTAAGTCCTATGATATTACTAAATGCAAATATGGTGCAAGAATCGTGGTACGAATGGGTCGAACGCGGCAAAGCAGAATTTAATGAGACGAGTCAAAGTTAGCATTAAAGTTTTAAAGTGGATAGTAGGCGTATGTTATTGAAGCATCCAAAGTACGGGGGAAGGTGGTTAGAAGATGGAATTTGAAGGATCACTTCTCGAAATTTTTGTGCACTCTAAAACACAATGAGTGGCAGATACATCGGTTTCATAGCATTACAAGGGCGAGCAAATCATTATTATTACACCGGAGACTACATTCAATGGAGGATGGGGGAATATAGCTCACAAAATAGCAAAGTTTACATATGAACGAGAACAAACACGAAGCCGCGGAGAACCTACAACTAAAATTTGGATAAAACCTTCGAAAGGGCTGCGCAAAGCAATAGATGGGTGACGAGGCCACGAAAAAGGCACAAGTTCGAAGCACGAAAGACAATATAAAAATCTCGGGGGACTTCAATCTCGAGATAGACTTGTGGCGGATGTGTAGTTGGGAAGTTTGAGTCCAACACAAGAGATAGCCACTCTAAATGATGTAAGAAGATGGGCATGCAACACTTGGAAGAAGCGCGTTTTTGGTATAAATGTCCATGCCATGAATGATGGCTATTTTCTTTGAGCTCCCGTCAAGGAAAGAAAGCGTAGCACGTCATGGGAGAATGGACACTGGAAGAAGATGCGATTTGGCACTCGAATGGTGGAAACCAACTACGGAGTTCTTGGCCGTAAATTAAAAGGGATTGGGTGTGGATCGGACTTCTAGGGTTTCCATTATGCCTATGGTCACAAGAAATCTTCAAACAAATTGGAGATCAATGCGGAGAGTTTTTAGAAAATGAGGAGGAGACTTCACTCAAGAACCGTCTACACCTTTGGGCTCGAATCAAAGTGGCGTGGAGATGAAGCGATTCCGAGAGAGGTGGAGGTGTCCAATGAAGAATATACCTACACTATTCCGATATGGTGTGAAGTTTCGGTGGAAGTCGTAGCAAAGGAAAGGAGGAGAGAGGAAGAAACCTTTTGTCCGATAGTTAATAAAGGACTAGGGTCTTATGAAGTCGGCGAGAAATAAGGAGACCTTTTGTCCAATGGTTAATAAAAGACTAGGGTCTTATCGAAGTCGGCGAGAAATAAGGGAACCCGTGGGGACCTCGGGAGAAGGAAAATTTGAATTGGACAAGTGGGCCGGAAACAAGAGGGAAAGGGCTAATGGAGGCGGTTGCGTGCTCAATTAAAAGAATAAAGCATTTGGGCCCGATTAATAGAATAGAGCAATTGGGCCGAATTATTAACCCTTTTGTTGTAGTAATTCATAAGTCAATTCACGAAGCCCATGTAGAGGACATGGTTAGTATAGAAATACGAGGCTAACTGTCAAGACTAATAACCCGAATATGTTCGAACCGGGAACAATTGATGGAGAAAGGAGACTCAACATAATCAAATTGAACGGTTCATGGGAAATTCATCGAAGAAGAAGAACCGGcaaagaatgaagaagaagaggaaccaCAGAGGCCTACATCTACAAATACGGATGCAAGAACTAGATACGGAAAGAGATAAATGAAGATGTTACCCCTCCGAAAGTTCAATTACCGGAAGAAGCAACcattccaacatcaataactcCGGAATGGATTCAACGAGATATAATCGGACTTAGCACGAGTTTGGTGCTAGCTTTAAAGGGTGTGA contains these protein-coding regions:
- the LOC132067138 gene encoding uncharacterized protein LOC132067138, with protein sequence MAELQPPDASITAVALPSVATTTTTTTPTTSIAPPPPPPSDNNPPTNNNNLNNNNSNPSLAPKRQRRPSVRLGEIGDSPSETHFRRAPTKTWRYHKDPTLAAKTSKTRPLTNLVNGGATDNNYDEDNSNYNLDLGNRKSKSRKPTKRVRTNWHSSTSAKFETPNGGEDNFFDNNDNEEFREFEPEGSESPVKEHSPVNSMEHMGLQYWDRRGIRTRVSESRDDLNNGGVHNEMNSGDKSIGVRDWLIGLGLGRYAPVFEIHEVDDEVLPMLTLEDLKDMGINAVGSRRKMFSAILKLRKGFS